The following are from one region of the Rosettibacter firmus genome:
- a CDS encoding NifU family protein produces the protein MNEDLQNNILKEKVEKALETIRPYLKADGGDVELVKVTPEGIVEVKLTGACVDCPMSLMTLRAGVERVLIREVPGIRRVEAVN, from the coding sequence ATGAATGAAGATTTGCAAAATAATATACTGAAAGAAAAGGTTGAGAAAGCTTTAGAGACAATTCGACCTTATCTTAAAGCAGATGGTGGAGATGTTGAATTAGTGAAAGTTACGCCTGAAGGTATTGTCGAAGTTAAATTAACCGGTGCCTGTGTTGATTGTCCAATGTCTCTTATGACTTTAAGAGCTGGTGTCGAACGCGTTCTAATAAGAGAGGTACCGGGCATACGCCGTGTAGAAGCAGTTAATTGA
- the tpiA gene encoding triose-phosphate isomerase, translating into MRTKVVAGNWKMNNDINSSVTLINEIKKGLNQKNINVKVIICPPFTSLETAYALIKETPIKLGAQNMYFEKSGAFTGEISPLMLKSVGCEYVILGHSERRTIFMESNQLINKKIKAAISNGLNPIFCIGETLEEREAGKTFNVVETQIREGLANLSEQELSNLIIAYEPVWAIGTGRNATPEQAEEVHKFIRDLIANLYSKEFAEKLIIQYGGSVKPENSKDLMSQPDIDGALVGGACLNAESFIKIIESAQ; encoded by the coding sequence ATGCGTACAAAAGTAGTTGCCGGTAACTGGAAAATGAATAATGATATTAATTCTTCAGTTACACTTATTAATGAAATTAAAAAGGGCTTAAATCAAAAAAATATTAATGTTAAAGTTATAATCTGCCCTCCTTTTACTTCACTTGAAACAGCTTATGCTTTAATTAAGGAGACTCCTATAAAATTAGGAGCACAAAATATGTATTTTGAAAAAAGCGGTGCTTTTACTGGTGAAATTTCACCTTTAATGTTAAAAAGCGTTGGTTGTGAATATGTAATTTTAGGACATTCCGAACGAAGAACCATTTTTATGGAGTCGAATCAATTAATTAATAAAAAAATTAAAGCAGCTATATCAAATGGATTAAATCCTATCTTTTGTATTGGTGAAACTCTTGAAGAAAGAGAAGCAGGAAAAACATTTAATGTTGTGGAAACTCAAATTCGTGAAGGTTTAGCCAATTTATCTGAGCAAGAACTTTCAAACCTAATTATTGCATACGAACCTGTCTGGGCTATAGGAACAGGTAGAAATGCTACCCCCGAACAAGCAGAAGAAGTTCATAAGTTTATTAGAGATTTAATTGCAAATCTTTATTCAAAAGAATTTGCTGAAAAGTTAATTATTCAATATGGCGGCAGTGTAAAACCAGAAAACTCAAAAGATTTAATGTCGCAACCGGATATTGATGGTGCTCTGGTGGGAGGAGCCTGTTTGAATGCTGAATCTTTTATTAAAATTATAGAGTCCGCTCAATAG
- a CDS encoding glycoside hydrolase family 2 TIM barrel-domain containing protein, which translates to MNLKPKFLFFILIFLFYSNLISEIKIKSLVFNSIDDTCYFEPSTRKIILFNQNWKVYEEDNPEKKINTSLPCSFEGATTLIFEKYFYISKNEYQNNVIKLCFLGINNSVEISFNKYNIFRKYGSEIPFEIEIPKDIIKPDSKNKITLKVTFDYDNSTTIPLKSGYLLPRTSAGILRSVYLKFIPNTFIDESNFYFSFPEKQNYAFVTFESIIKNYDLLKKQSENIEDLHIEINVQPKNFLGNSQNFVFTLNDNKEIKRKFYFTIQNPVLWSPETPNLYIFKVSLYSGNQLIDEITQETGIFNFKSDNTLLLNNQPFSFKGTTYYLDESIYTKTPLQDRIINDLLLIKKSGFNSVRFAKSYPNPFALKFCQQIGLFALIELPLNSAPEEILLDNEFQIRAQNKLKELIHQYRNYSNAILIGLGSSYLADSYVTQRFIKKLLNNIDKSIFTYASFVGIPGYNFADLNFYGLELYSYPVEKLEMIIDRVNNNPEKYFISEVIYPNYVGNSSGYLIKNSTEAQAKYFELFLENISNTKLSGYFINGLFNYPANIYSLYGGYNEYYNFGLLHNRNNLNSISFRLVESIQNNKQKVTIPIGIGKSENKSFFIFIALGLSLILAILINSRKRFKEDCTRALFRPYNFFADLRDHRILSSLYTIILMFIVAGSISLLFTIILYYLRSNILLEKILLAFGNSWLINSISYLAWHPEACFIYLLLLFLIKILILSIIIKSANIFIKTKIDFPSIFYSVIWSFFPLVLIIPGELILYRILLLNNFNAYIFIFIVLIMLWIIQRLFKGISVLFEVNSGKVYFYSFSLIIVIAGIIILYYQYTESTIYFIKNSINQYAQMLH; encoded by the coding sequence ATGAATTTAAAACCCAAATTTTTATTCTTTATCTTAATCTTTCTTTTTTACTCAAATTTAATCTCAGAAATTAAGATTAAATCTCTTGTTTTTAATTCAATTGATGATACCTGCTATTTTGAACCTTCCACTAGAAAAATTATTTTATTTAATCAGAACTGGAAAGTTTACGAAGAAGATAATCCAGAAAAAAAAATTAATACTTCACTCCCCTGTTCTTTTGAAGGTGCAACTACATTAATTTTTGAAAAATATTTTTACATTTCTAAAAACGAGTACCAAAATAATGTCATAAAACTATGCTTTTTAGGAATTAACAACTCTGTTGAAATAAGCTTCAATAAATACAATATATTTAGAAAATACGGATCAGAAATCCCCTTCGAAATCGAAATTCCTAAAGACATTATAAAACCAGATTCTAAAAATAAAATAACACTAAAAGTTACTTTTGACTATGATAATTCTACAACTATTCCATTAAAATCAGGTTATTTATTACCACGAACATCAGCAGGAATTTTAAGGAGTGTCTATTTAAAATTTATTCCCAATACTTTTATTGATGAATCTAATTTTTATTTCTCATTTCCTGAAAAACAAAATTATGCATTTGTTACATTTGAATCGATTATTAAAAATTATGATTTACTCAAAAAACAATCTGAAAACATCGAAGACTTACATATTGAAATTAATGTACAACCAAAAAACTTTTTAGGAAATTCACAAAATTTTGTGTTTACTTTAAATGATAATAAAGAAATAAAAAGGAAATTTTATTTCACAATACAAAATCCTGTTCTCTGGTCTCCCGAAACTCCTAATCTTTATATCTTTAAGGTAAGTTTATATTCAGGTAATCAGCTAATTGACGAAATTACACAAGAAACAGGAATTTTTAATTTCAAAAGCGACAATACTTTGTTGCTGAATAATCAACCATTTTCATTTAAAGGAACAACTTATTACTTAGATGAAAGCATTTATACAAAAACACCTTTGCAAGATAGAATTATAAACGATTTATTGTTAATAAAAAAGAGTGGTTTCAATTCTGTTAGATTTGCTAAGTCATATCCCAATCCTTTTGCATTAAAATTTTGTCAGCAAATTGGACTATTTGCTTTAATCGAATTACCACTTAATTCAGCTCCAGAAGAAATATTACTTGATAATGAATTTCAAATAAGAGCACAAAACAAATTAAAAGAGTTAATTCATCAATATAGAAATTACTCCAATGCAATTTTAATTGGTTTAGGAAGTTCTTACCTGGCAGATTCTTATGTAACACAAAGGTTTATTAAAAAACTATTGAACAATATTGATAAAAGTATTTTTACTTATGCTTCTTTTGTTGGAATTCCTGGTTATAATTTTGCAGACTTAAATTTTTATGGACTGGAATTATATTCTTATCCAGTTGAAAAACTTGAAATGATTATCGATAGAGTAAATAATAATCCTGAAAAATATTTCATTAGCGAAGTTATCTATCCTAATTATGTTGGTAATTCATCAGGTTATCTCATAAAAAATTCTACAGAAGCACAGGCAAAATACTTTGAACTATTTCTTGAAAATATTTCAAACACAAAATTAAGCGGATATTTTATTAATGGTTTATTCAACTATCCAGCCAATATTTATTCATTGTATGGAGGATACAATGAATATTATAATTTCGGACTTTTACACAATAGAAATAATTTAAATTCCATCTCATTTCGTTTAGTTGAATCAATACAAAACAATAAACAAAAAGTTACTATTCCAATAGGTATTGGTAAAAGTGAGAATAAATCATTCTTTATTTTTATTGCACTTGGACTCTCATTAATTTTAGCAATATTAATTAATTCAAGAAAACGCTTTAAAGAAGATTGCACAAGAGCATTATTTCGACCTTATAATTTTTTTGCAGACTTAAGAGATCATAGAATTCTTTCAAGCTTATACACAATCATTTTAATGTTCATTGTTGCTGGTTCAATTTCTTTACTTTTTACAATAATTTTATACTATCTAAGATCAAACATACTTTTAGAAAAAATTTTATTAGCTTTTGGTAACAGTTGGTTAATTAACTCTATCAGTTATCTTGCTTGGCATCCTGAGGCTTGTTTCATTTATCTTTTATTACTTTTTTTAATTAAAATTCTTATACTCAGCATAATTATAAAATCTGCTAATATTTTCATTAAAACAAAAATTGATTTCCCGAGTATTTTTTATAGTGTTATATGGTCATTCTTCCCTTTAGTATTGATTATACCAGGTGAATTAATTCTTTATAGAATATTGCTATTAAACAATTTTAATGCATACATCTTTATATTTATTGTGTTGATTATGTTATGGATAATTCAAAGACTGTTTAAAGGAATTAGTGTTCTATTCGAAGTTAATTCTGGTAAGGTTTATTTCTATAGCTTTTCATTAATTATAGTTATAGCAGGTATTATTATACTATACTATCAATATACAGAATCAACTATTTATTTTATAAAAAATTCAATTAACCAATACGCTCAGATGTTACATTAA
- the smc gene encoding chromosome segregation protein SMC: MFLSKLEIFGFKSFANRTVINFNRGITGIVGPNGCGKTNIVDAIRWVLGEQKTTTLRSDKMENVIFNGTREKKPMGMAEVSLTLVNDKGILPSEYSEITITRRIFRSGESEYLLNKNICRLKDITNLFMDTGIGTNAYSVIELKMIETILSSKADERRKLFEEAAGVNKYKLRRRLSLKKLDDIKADLTRVNDIVSEVEKNVRSLERQAKRADQFTQIQSVLRDKELNLAEREFALFHEKKQNLINEISSLISQKEEIDKEIRTIENELIVYRNQINSIESELHKKRVEISEVSNQQYQLQKSFSVSEEKLNSLSNNKIRIEQEIEELKENIEKYKTANEQSKLELVEFEKNLETKKLDVNNYEQIISQKKILLDEKRQALKQLNQERFSLIKEISIKENLVNTLNKEINNYNERIEKLNNKILNITNRIAKTVGFIEELSNEKAEAENRLNQTGFQLAQNQKEKERLEKELNELKEKEIEQKTFLFSLKEKINFLQTLITNLEGLSSGTKVLLESKNWSDKEKNIFADAGNTQEKYRFALEAALKTALNNLLINEITDLQNAVEFLKNNELGKASFILLKSDFNKKLTLLDRINKYNLKKKIKKLEKENSFIGWANNFVETSDEWKYFFEQLLSSFAIISDFKNAITLFKKYPDFNFVTLDGDLILNNGIIEAGSLPKEDETIFGRKQLLENLKKEFPVHETNLESLKKEISTLEEKIAAIDLKNLSDREKLIANDISNIEKQISQLEYEKKKSDEEIDLARKEIQELAEKSNELDNQLEEEKKSLNILYDKRNEIDNQIIAHEKELQTFEEEYSSILNLFNEHKLELERLNGRIKNILNTINHNENEITNTLKGIEKRQNDLINNKSESETLKNTLESLKTELENVLQLKNRLEEEETKIETNLSSLKNEASKYENQLRELRNKRQEVSDKIHSLEIKENEINYKIESIQQHIKENYSIDLELKQFDDLQTFNYEETSQEVNRLKEKLKSLGPVNLLAYSEYEEEKKRLDFLHQQRDDLIESEKDLIKTIHEINETAQKLFLDTFEQIRKNFIKIFQTLFNPGDEADLTLEENVDPLEAKIEIIAKPKGKRPTSIELLSGGEKTLTATALLFAIYLVKPSPFCILDEVDAPLDDANIDRFTKLLKEFSKDTQFIIVTHNKRTMEAAETMYGVTMQEEGISKLVGVRFEEIPEYQD; the protein is encoded by the coding sequence TTGTTCCTATCAAAATTAGAAATATTTGGCTTTAAGTCATTTGCAAATAGAACAGTTATAAACTTTAATCGTGGAATTACTGGAATAGTTGGACCTAATGGTTGTGGTAAAACTAATATAGTTGATGCTATTCGATGGGTATTGGGAGAACAAAAAACCACAACGTTACGAAGTGATAAAATGGAAAATGTAATTTTTAACGGGACGAGAGAAAAAAAACCAATGGGTATGGCTGAAGTTTCTCTTACTCTGGTTAACGATAAAGGTATTCTGCCATCTGAATATTCTGAAATTACTATAACAAGAAGAATATTTCGTTCTGGTGAAAGTGAATATCTTCTGAATAAAAATATTTGTCGTCTCAAAGATATTACAAATCTATTTATGGATACTGGCATTGGGACTAATGCTTATTCAGTCATTGAATTAAAAATGATCGAAACCATTTTAAGTAGCAAAGCTGATGAGAGAAGAAAATTATTTGAAGAAGCAGCAGGTGTAAACAAATACAAATTAAGAAGAAGATTATCATTAAAAAAACTGGATGATATAAAAGCCGATTTAACACGTGTTAATGATATTGTCTCCGAAGTTGAAAAAAATGTAAGATCACTGGAACGACAGGCTAAACGAGCAGATCAATTTACTCAGATTCAATCAGTTTTAAGAGATAAAGAATTAAATTTAGCTGAAAGAGAGTTTGCACTCTTTCACGAAAAAAAACAAAATCTTATAAATGAAATATCTTCCTTAATATCGCAAAAAGAAGAAATTGATAAAGAAATAAGAACAATTGAAAATGAATTAATAGTTTATCGCAATCAGATTAATTCAATAGAATCTGAATTACATAAAAAAAGAGTTGAAATTTCTGAGGTTTCCAATCAACAATATCAATTGCAAAAATCATTTTCTGTTTCAGAAGAAAAATTGAACTCGCTTTCAAATAATAAAATTAGAATAGAACAAGAAATCGAAGAGCTTAAAGAAAACATTGAAAAATATAAAACAGCTAATGAACAATCCAAGCTCGAGTTAGTAGAATTCGAAAAGAATCTTGAAACAAAAAAACTGGATGTTAATAATTATGAGCAAATAATTTCACAAAAAAAGATTTTACTTGATGAAAAAAGACAGGCACTAAAACAACTTAACCAGGAAAGATTTTCTCTTATTAAAGAAATTTCTATTAAGGAAAATCTTGTAAACACATTAAATAAAGAAATAAATAACTACAACGAAAGAATCGAAAAACTCAATAATAAAATTCTTAATATCACAAATAGAATTGCAAAAACAGTTGGATTCATAGAAGAACTATCAAACGAAAAAGCTGAAGCAGAAAATAGATTAAATCAAACAGGTTTTCAACTTGCACAAAACCAGAAAGAAAAAGAAAGATTAGAAAAAGAACTTAATGAACTAAAAGAAAAAGAAATTGAACAAAAAACATTTTTGTTTAGCTTAAAAGAAAAAATTAACTTCTTACAAACACTCATAACAAATCTCGAAGGACTTTCGAGTGGAACAAAAGTTTTACTCGAAAGCAAAAACTGGTCTGATAAAGAAAAAAACATTTTCGCCGATGCTGGCAATACACAGGAAAAATATCGATTTGCACTCGAAGCTGCACTTAAAACAGCACTAAATAATTTATTAATTAATGAAATTACTGATTTACAAAACGCTGTAGAATTTCTAAAGAATAACGAACTTGGCAAGGCATCTTTTATTTTATTAAAAAGTGATTTTAATAAGAAATTAACTTTACTCGATAGAATAAACAAATACAATCTGAAGAAAAAAATAAAAAAGCTCGAAAAAGAAAATTCATTTATTGGTTGGGCTAACAATTTTGTGGAAACTTCAGATGAATGGAAATATTTCTTTGAACAACTTCTCTCTTCTTTTGCAATAATTAGTGATTTTAAAAATGCTATTACACTTTTCAAGAAATATCCTGACTTCAATTTTGTAACATTAGATGGCGATTTAATACTAAATAATGGCATAATAGAAGCAGGATCTCTCCCTAAAGAAGATGAAACAATATTTGGAAGAAAACAATTACTTGAAAATCTTAAAAAAGAATTTCCCGTTCACGAAACCAATCTCGAGTCTTTAAAAAAAGAAATTTCCACATTAGAAGAAAAAATTGCTGCAATTGATCTTAAAAATTTAAGTGATAGAGAAAAATTAATTGCAAATGATATTTCTAACATCGAAAAACAAATTTCTCAACTTGAATATGAAAAGAAAAAATCTGATGAAGAAATTGATCTGGCTCGAAAGGAAATTCAGGAATTAGCAGAAAAATCAAATGAACTTGATAATCAACTTGAAGAAGAAAAAAAATCATTAAATATTCTTTACGATAAACGCAATGAAATTGATAATCAAATAATTGCACACGAAAAAGAACTTCAAACTTTCGAAGAAGAATATTCTTCTATACTTAATTTGTTTAACGAGCACAAACTTGAATTAGAAAGACTGAATGGTAGAATTAAAAATATATTAAACACAATTAATCATAATGAAAATGAAATCACCAATACTCTTAAAGGAATAGAAAAAAGACAGAACGATTTAATAAATAATAAATCAGAAAGTGAAACACTAAAAAATACTCTGGAGAGTTTAAAAACTGAACTCGAAAATGTATTGCAACTTAAAAATAGACTTGAAGAAGAAGAAACAAAAATTGAAACTAACTTATCGAGTTTAAAAAACGAAGCTTCAAAATATGAAAATCAATTAAGAGAACTTAGAAATAAAAGACAGGAAGTTTCCGACAAAATTCATTCACTTGAAATAAAAGAAAATGAAATAAATTATAAAATCGAAAGTATTCAACAACATATAAAAGAAAATTATTCAATTGATCTTGAATTAAAACAATTTGATGATTTACAAACTTTCAATTACGAAGAAACTTCTCAAGAAGTTAATAGACTAAAAGAAAAACTAAAAAGTCTTGGTCCTGTAAATTTACTTGCTTATTCAGAATATGAAGAAGAGAAAAAGCGACTTGATTTCTTACATCAACAACGAGACGATCTGATTGAATCCGAAAAAGATTTAATTAAAACAATTCACGAAATAAATGAAACTGCACAAAAACTATTTCTTGATACTTTTGAGCAAATCAGAAAAAATTTCATAAAAATCTTTCAAACACTTTTTAATCCTGGAGACGAAGCTGACTTAACACTCGAAGAAAATGTTGATCCTCTGGAAGCTAAAATTGAAATAATAGCTAAACCAAAAGGAAAAAGACCGACTTCAATTGAATTATTATCTGGAGGAGAAAAAACTTTAACAGCAACTGCTCTTTTATTTGCTATTTATCTTGTTAAACCAAGTCCATTCTGTATTCTTGATGAAGTTGATGCTCCTTTAGATGATGCAAATATTGATAGATTTACTAAACTTCTAAAAGAATTTAGCAAAGACACACAATTTATCATAGTAACACATAACAAAAGAACTATGGAAGCTGCAGAAACAATGTACGGTGTAACAATGCAGGAAGAAGGAATTTCAAAACTTGTAGGTGTAAGATTCGAAGAAATACCAGAATATCAGGATTAA
- a CDS encoding MtnX-like HAD-IB family phosphatase — translation MIERQFKIFVDFDGTITKEDIGELMFLKFGDAQKAKEIVNDWINEKINARQSWQMLCNTIKNLDLQKFDEFLLNSEIDPSFKHFINYCKENNYELRILSDGLDYYINKILEKEDLSYIQVYCNKLTFDNNGNLIPVFPYTDEECTRCANCKRNHVLNYSGDDEFSIYIGDGYSDVCPAQYCDFIFAKKSLLKYCEINRITYFPYSDFNDVIKRLEELKQRKRLKKRYQAELKRREIYIQG, via the coding sequence ATGATAGAAAGACAATTTAAAATATTTGTAGACTTTGATGGAACAATTACAAAAGAGGATATTGGGGAATTGATGTTTTTAAAATTTGGTGATGCTCAAAAAGCAAAAGAAATTGTTAACGATTGGATTAATGAAAAAATTAACGCACGTCAATCCTGGCAAATGCTTTGTAATACAATTAAGAATTTAGATTTACAAAAATTTGATGAATTCCTATTAAATTCTGAGATCGATCCTTCATTCAAACATTTTATTAATTATTGCAAAGAAAATAATTATGAATTAAGAATACTTAGCGATGGTCTTGATTATTACATAAATAAAATTCTTGAAAAAGAAGATTTATCTTATATACAGGTCTATTGCAACAAACTAACTTTTGACAACAATGGCAATTTAATCCCAGTTTTTCCTTATACAGACGAAGAATGTACAAGATGTGCTAATTGTAAAAGAAATCACGTTCTAAATTACAGTGGTGATGACGAATTCAGCATTTACATAGGAGATGGATATTCAGATGTTTGTCCTGCACAATACTGCGATTTTATTTTTGCTAAAAAATCATTATTAAAATATTGCGAAATAAATAGAATAACTTATTTCCCCTATTCAGATTTTAATGATGTAATAAAACGACTTGAAGAATTAAAACAACGAAAAAGATTAAAGAAAAGATATCAAGCAGAACTAAAAAGAAGAGAAATATATATACAAGGGTAA
- a CDS encoding methyltransferase family protein has product MAEIAKKIFKYRSYTPIPFLILMVIFQKATLISLITGFIFVLIGEFFRLWGVSYAGSETRTTGQVGGTFLVVSGPYAYVRNPLYFGNILIYTGIGVMSMALYPYLLIIAILFFLWQYQTIIKEEEAFLQKKFGKQYEHYFNSVPRWIPTFTKYKNPEIEQPPFNIKAGLKSERRTLQAISFTILLLIILFVVTN; this is encoded by the coding sequence TTGGCAGAAATAGCAAAAAAAATTTTTAAGTATCGTAGTTATACGCCCATACCATTTTTGATTTTAATGGTAATTTTTCAAAAGGCTACATTAATAAGTTTAATTACAGGTTTTATCTTTGTTCTTATTGGCGAATTTTTCCGTCTATGGGGTGTATCTTATGCAGGTAGCGAAACCAGAACTACTGGACAGGTAGGCGGAACTTTTTTAGTTGTTTCAGGTCCATATGCTTACGTTCGTAATCCATTATACTTTGGTAATATTTTAATTTATACTGGAATTGGTGTAATGTCTATGGCTTTATATCCATACTTGCTTATAATTGCAATACTGTTTTTCTTATGGCAATATCAAACAATTATTAAAGAAGAAGAAGCTTTCTTACAAAAAAAATTTGGCAAGCAATACGAACATTATTTTAATTCTGTTCCAAGATGGATTCCTACTTTTACTAAATATAAAAATCCAGAAATTGAACAACCACCTTTTAATATTAAAGCTGGTTTAAAATCAGAGCGAAGAACATTACAGGCAATTTCTTTTACTATATTACTATTAATCATACTTTTTGTGGTTACAAATTGA
- the lpxB gene encoding lipid-A-disaccharide synthase — translation MNKKIMIIAGEASGDLHGAALIKKLKELDSSIEFFGIGGDKMIDAGLHALFHIKKMAFLGFTEIIRHLPFISYVQKKLIDYVLSENIMTIVLIDYPGFNLRIAKKLKKLGRKIIYYISPQVWAWGKKRINKIKKLIDKMIVVFAFEEKLYKEKSIDTSYVGHPLIEHIKNYNYLSKDELFEKFSLDKEKEILLLLPGSRKHEIKKIFPELIKAADQLATNFNLQIVVACADNINENIFKDLSDIKNYKIIKGYTYDLFKHSYFGIIKSGTSTLEAGYFKLPFVVVYSTNALTYWLGKIFVKIDSIAMVNILLGEKVIDELIQKEMNSKNLYLTCYNILSNELKYKEIKEKLSRVKLLLGEDGASEKAARIIYSVLNEA, via the coding sequence TTGAACAAGAAAATAATGATAATAGCAGGTGAAGCATCTGGCGATTTGCACGGTGCTGCTTTAATAAAAAAATTAAAAGAGCTTGATTCATCAATTGAATTTTTTGGTATTGGTGGAGATAAAATGATCGATGCTGGATTACATGCACTTTTTCATATTAAAAAAATGGCATTTCTTGGATTTACTGAAATTATAAGACATTTACCTTTTATCAGTTATGTTCAAAAAAAATTAATTGATTATGTTCTTTCAGAAAATATTATGACCATCGTTTTGATAGATTATCCTGGATTTAATCTGAGAATTGCAAAAAAACTAAAAAAACTGGGAAGAAAAATTATTTACTACATTTCTCCACAGGTATGGGCATGGGGAAAAAAAAGAATAAATAAAATCAAAAAATTAATTGATAAAATGATTGTAGTATTTGCATTCGAAGAAAAATTGTACAAGGAAAAATCTATTGATACTTCATATGTTGGTCATCCATTGATTGAGCACATTAAAAACTACAATTACTTATCAAAGGATGAACTCTTTGAAAAATTTTCACTTGATAAAGAAAAAGAAATATTACTACTTCTTCCTGGAAGCAGAAAACATGAAATTAAAAAAATATTTCCTGAGTTAATTAAAGCAGCAGATCAATTAGCAACAAATTTTAATCTACAGATTGTAGTTGCTTGTGCAGATAATATCAACGAAAATATTTTTAAGGATTTAAGTGATATTAAAAATTATAAAATTATAAAAGGTTATACTTACGATCTTTTCAAACATTCATATTTTGGTATCATAAAGTCTGGAACTTCAACACTTGAAGCTGGTTACTTTAAACTTCCTTTTGTTGTCGTTTATTCAACCAATGCTTTAACATACTGGCTCGGAAAAATTTTTGTTAAAATTGATTCAATTGCTATGGTAAATATCTTACTTGGCGAAAAAGTTATAGATGAACTTATTCAAAAAGAAATGAATTCAAAAAATCTTTACTTAACCTGTTATAACATTCTTTCTAATGAATTAAAGTATAAAGAAATAAAAGAAAAATTATCTCGTGTTAAATTATTATTAGGCGAAGACGGTGCTTCTGAAAAAGCAGCAAGAATTATTTATTCGGTTCTAAATGAAGCTTAG
- a CDS encoding lysophospholipid acyltransferase family protein, translating into MKLSNFQKKVLRKIGFYIADIAVNILLKTCKIKIHKREIINDLILRKQNFIVAFWHGYMMIGWYLHRNLNCAALVSRSKDGELLAHVLKKWGYKVIRGSSHIGGNEAMENIVELLKQKNNLVITPDGPTGPIYKMKAGAVVAAKKTQVPLILTGICSNKKINLKSWDKFEIPLPFSKINVLYSEPIYISNTLTYDETSRLIQDCENKLNNLQEDVRKLCLS; encoded by the coding sequence ATGAAGCTTAGTAATTTTCAAAAAAAAGTACTTAGAAAAATTGGATTTTACATTGCAGATATTGCTGTTAATATTCTTTTGAAAACCTGTAAAATAAAAATTCATAAAAGAGAAATTATTAATGATTTAATATTGAGAAAACAAAATTTTATTGTTGCATTCTGGCATGGTTATATGATGATTGGATGGTATTTACATAGAAATTTAAATTGTGCTGCACTTGTAAGTAGAAGTAAAGATGGTGAACTATTAGCCCATGTATTAAAAAAATGGGGTTACAAAGTTATACGTGGTTCAAGTCATATTGGTGGAAACGAAGCAATGGAAAATATTGTGGAATTATTAAAACAAAAAAATAATCTTGTTATAACTCCCGATGGACCAACAGGTCCAATCTATAAAATGAAAGCAGGTGCTGTTGTGGCTGCAAAAAAAACTCAAGTACCATTAATTCTTACTGGAATTTGTAGTAATAAAAAAATTAATTTGAAAAGCTGGGATAAATTTGAAATACCACTACCATTTAGTAAAATTAATGTTCTCTATTCTGAACCAATTTATATTAGCAATACTCTTACTTATGATGAAACATCAAGATTGATACAGGACTGTGAAAATAAACTAAATAATTTACAAGAGGATGTTAGAAAGCTTTGCTTAAGTTAA